The following DNA comes from Cellulophaga sp. HaHa_2_95.
CTTGATGAAGGAAAGCTCAAAGCTATATGGATTATTTGTACCAACCCTGTGGTGAGTATGCCTAATTCCAATAAGATAGAACGGGCCTTAAAGAAAGCTAGCTTTGTTGTGGTGCAAGAAATCTCTCATCATTCTGAAACCACAAAATTTGCAGATCTTGTTTTACCGGCAGCAGGTTGGTTAGAAAAAGAAGGTACGATGACTAATTCAGAACGTAGAATTAGTTATTTACCAAAAGTAATTGATGCTCCCGGAGAGGCTTTGCCAGATGCAGAAATCTTATGGCGTTTTGCACAGGCAATGGATTTTGAAGGGTTTAATTATACCAATGCGAGTGAAGTGTATGATGAGCATTGCTTGTTAACAAAAGGTACCGATATAGATATATCAGGTCTGTCTTATTCTAGACTTAAAAATGAAGGTAGTTTTCAGTGGCCAGTACCACACAATACCCATCCAGGAACGCCAAGGTTATTTACAGATCTAGTTTTTAGTACACCAGATAAAAAGGCACATTTCAATGCACCGGCAGAAGTTTATAATACATCAGAAGAGACAAATATAGAATACCCACTAATCTTAAATACAGGAAGAGTTCGTGATCAATGGCATACCCGTACAAAAACAGGTAAAGTAAATAGATTACTCACCCATATTCCGCATCCTTATTTAGAAATGAATAAGGTGGATGCTTTTTTAAGGCGATTAAAAGAAGGTGATATCGCAGTTATTAAAAGTAGGCGTGGAGAAGTTCAGGTAAAAGTTACTATTAATTATGACATTCGAGAACAAGTGGTTTTTATGCCTATGCATTGGGGTAAAGTTTTAAATAATGACTTTGGACGTGCCAATAATCTAACCAATGATCTTGTGGATCCTGTATCTAAAGAGCCAGATTTTAAATACTGTGCTGTTCAAGTAGCAAAATACGTAAAACCAAAGCAGAGGGTTGTTATTATAGGTGCTGGTGCTGCAGCGTATCGTTTTATTCAATCGTATAGAGAAAAGAATGATGTTGATGAGTTACATGTTTTTTCAAAAGAACAAGATCCATTCTACAATCGGGTATTATTGCCAGAATATGTAAGTGATGAACTTTCTTGGGCAGCTTTAGAAAAACTTAAAAAAGGAGAACTCAAAAAGTTAGATGTCGTGTTGCATCCTGGAGTCGGAATTTCTCAAATAGAGGAGAAAGAAAAATTCGTGGTAGATGCTAATGGTATTAAGCATACGTTTGATTTATTGGTCATGGCAACAGGGAGTAGGGCATTTGTGCCTAGTGATGTGCAAATCAAACTTCCGGGCAGATTTACCATGCGTGAACGTGGTGATGCAGATCGATTAAAAACCTATTTGAGAGAAACAGGCTTGCAAAATGAGGAGCAACATGTGGTTATCGTAGGGGGAGGTTTATTAGGGCTAGAACTTGCGGCTGCACTAAAGAAAATACAGGTAAATATTAGTATTATTCAGCGAGCACCTAGATTAATGGAGCGTCAGTTAGATGATGTTGCTAGTAAATTATTAGCACAGGATGTAGTAGAGCGTGGTATTAATCTTTATTTTGATAATGAAGTAAGTACTGTTTTCAAAGAGAAATCTAGTGACCATACCTTGTTGGTAAATTTGAAAACAGGAAAAACTATTAAATGTAATGCTATTGTTTATGCTATTGGTACCCGACCAAATATAGAACTGGCAAAACAAACCAAATTAAAAACAAGAAGAGGTGTGGTGGTTAATTCCTATTTGCAAACCAGCAATCCTTCTATTTAT
Coding sequences within:
- a CDS encoding nitrate reductase yields the protein MQKNTTHKTICSYCGVGCGIVVEKDSKGVLSVEGDENYPVNSGMLCSKGKNLNYVAQDTSDRILYPEMRWSRNHPLQRVSWDTAFDRAAAVFKSIIAKHGPDSVGFYVSGQCLTEEYYLANKIIKGFIGSNNIDTNSRLCMSSAVVGYKKTVGDDAVPIAYADIELADCFLIAGANPAWCHPILFRRLEKHKEENPNVKIIVVDPRKTQTCASADLHLQILPGTDVILFNAIARLLIEKKKIDKNFIKKHTENFEACKASAFELSIRQAADKCGIPADEIKKAAQYIGNAKGFISMWTMGLNQSAIGVSKNVSLLNLSLLTGQIGKPGSGPFSLTGQPNAMGGREVGGMANLLAAHKDLSNPEHRKEVADFWGGKPIQEKPGYTATEMFDALDEGKLKAIWIICTNPVVSMPNSNKIERALKKASFVVVQEISHHSETTKFADLVLPAAGWLEKEGTMTNSERRISYLPKVIDAPGEALPDAEILWRFAQAMDFEGFNYTNASEVYDEHCLLTKGTDIDISGLSYSRLKNEGSFQWPVPHNTHPGTPRLFTDLVFSTPDKKAHFNAPAEVYNTSEETNIEYPLILNTGRVRDQWHTRTKTGKVNRLLTHIPHPYLEMNKVDAFLRRLKEGDIAVIKSRRGEVQVKVTINYDIREQVVFMPMHWGKVLNNDFGRANNLTNDLVDPVSKEPDFKYCAVQVAKYVKPKQRVVIIGAGAAAYRFIQSYREKNDVDELHVFSKEQDPFYNRVLLPEYVSDELSWAALEKLKKGELKKLDVVLHPGVGISQIEEKEKFVVDANGIKHTFDLLVMATGSRAFVPSDVQIKLPGRFTMRERGDADRLKTYLRETGLQNEEQHVVIVGGGLLGLELAAALKKIQVNISIIQRAPRLMERQLDDVASKLLAQDVVERGINLYFDNEVSTVFKEKSSDHTLLVNLKTGKTIKCNAIVYAIGTRPNIELAKQTKLKTRRGVVVNSYLQTSNPSIYALGEIAEFNNQLFGITSAAEQQADIAANYILGDFSSIYNGSVLMNILKFENLDLCSIGMVNSPAGDSSFEEIILMDVNKRFYKKCIVKDDTLKGAILMGDKNEFAEFKRLIEEEIELSEKRNELLRGASNTAPMKGKLVCSCSQVGEGNVIEAIQAGCSDFTKLCSETGAGLGCGSCKPEIKELLKNQLQLSH